Proteins encoded within one genomic window of Thalassophryne amazonica chromosome 23, fThaAma1.1, whole genome shotgun sequence:
- the LOC117505129 gene encoding uncharacterized protein LOC117505129 isoform X4: MKGDSTTENEVESGENETVGERRPSLVTLQNTLKKVSQSPFHKHHKSQVDGDPVKSTTFYEHFLESSRKYNVEEAIRGPSEGGRHDAVALNPPVYQRSSADLTPKIEAKEHGTMFSDSLKDSSHSHVQNPFSTSLPQNTPARGGHFSNMTMNSPGDVGTSSLQSWDISTNLPPNNSDLFQVNKARDLLRAAPAKEINLLSQSPSISMNPFRSSPTQEVHQPTQPEAVNPFHTSTTDGLFKPRPSPRRLHMQLPSKENLDVSSEQNLDIFSPSSANAVDPFPTPVSKTLFLDSPNPFDTHSYKQFDPFKDLSHGTADIFQLLPSRTVNTTAPAPTSSLISPSDDKVATLLSSSVDLTPGLLKATPSGSDLAAEATLPNRSNEMIPSSPEGANVFQPSPFSQEQTLSSSPRQSPELTRVGVFKRPPKPLPRTAGRRREKPPKPANPIDPKPAAPRTPPKPVFKPLPKPVFPKKPNIPVKTVDPENYVAFEDILLLGQECCVEDWPEDSPEVNPDYRPSGKLKLRRESQADSNGGRGTSPDRSASPASLLKKKIRMSLSSRREQKEKYTGDIEGRSMTLPHRRKLSKDDFDDASDVEVNGIDHKGKPGKTKFNHLFRRASTNVTPEAKHMNGYVPQESRDDDFEKKSGKKVSSVRRWSEGSMLEEYSPEEDDGADELQEGAAVNESKKKKNKVKSKSSHRGHADSSEKNDDRVKGAHGQTLPKDSKDKFPDWYGDGSGARKKSKDVFLDDDCCQSLPASAGFTGDEAAFGMEECKLDVFVEGDAVTSRKVTASFAEMHDPEKDEVEVHKLKKPLKLKGLKKLRAKHNKSNNLDSEGPPGATSSDYFLSEAAQAEWRAAQKDELSAAGVEDDEEEGDTDSLMEWWNTVEQWDEVPSDEEDAVLKEDESKSFTILADKVHRGLRVFNKVFTENAEFLWGSIVTLHTIADDISNFHHKAKIAGITGGTTTAVGGVTAIAGLALAPFTFGASLVITAVGVGVATAGGIASASAAISDNVNNMHDRKKVETVLLDYESQLLDLGKILHFVNHGLYKLRGHPFLRSGTQHYSEDWEVRKAVQMISLVDAPVMRATEISDTALASVQGLFKGMDNYFVKETRELKKGCKKEIVCEIKEVAGVLNNGIVELNCIREQLQDATGTL; encoded by the exons ATGAAAGGCGATTCAACTACG GAGAATGAGGTGGAAAGTGGAGAAAATGAGACAGTTGGAGAAAGAAGGCCG AGTCTTGTGACTCTACAAAATACTCTGAAGAAAGTCTCTCAAAGCCCGTTCcacaaacatcacaag aGTCAAGTTGATGGGGATCCAGTCAAAAGTACCACTTTTTATGAACATTTTTTG GAGTCCAGCAGAAAATATAACGTGGAAGAAGCGATCAGGGGACCTTCAGAGGGAGGACGCCATGATGCCGTTGCTTTAAATCCACCTGTCTATCAGCGTTCATCTGCAGATTTAACACCAAAAATTGAGGCAAAAGAACATGGAACCATGTTTTCAGACTCTCTAAAGGATTCATCCCACAGCCATGTGCAAAACCCTTTCAGCACCTCACTGCCCCAAAACACACCTGCCAGGGGTGGTCATTTTTCTAACATGACCATGAACTCACCAGGAGACGTCGGCACAAGTTCTCTTCAATCTTGGGACATTTCCACTAACTTACCCCCAAATAATTCTGATCTTTTCCAGGTGAACAAAGCAAGAGATTTGCTCCGTGCTGCTCCTGCTAAGGAAATCAACCTTCTCAGTCAGTCTCCCAGCATCTCCATGAACCCCTTCAGATCTTCTCCAACCCAGGAGGTGCATCAGCCCACACAGCCTGAAGCGGTAAACCCGTTTCATACCTCCACAACTGATGGTTTGTTTAAACCACGTCCAAGTCCCAGACGTTTGCACATGCAGCTTCCTTCGAAAGAAAACCTCGATGTGTCGTCTGAGCAAAACCTGGACATATTTTCACCTTCATCTGCAAATGCAGTTGACCCATTCCCAACTCCAGTTTCAAAAACTCTCTTCCTGGACAGTCCCAATCCATTTGACACTCATTCCTATAAACAGTTTGACCCCTTCAAAGATCTTTCTCATGGGACTGCAGATATCTTCCAGCTGCTACCCTCACGCACGGTGAACACGACAGCTCCTGCACCCACATCCtcacttatcagtccttcagacgaCAAGGTGGCCACATTGTTGTCCTCCTCAGTTGATCTCACACCAGGTCTCTTAAAGGCAACACCATCAGGATCTGACCTGGCTGCTGAAGCAACATTGCCTAACAGGTCAAATGAAATGATCCcgtccagtcctgaaggagcaaacGTTTTCCAGCCATCTCCATTCAGCCAGGAACAGACCTTGTCCTCATCGCCCAGACAGAGTCCGGAACTGACACGT GTGGGGGTCTTCAAACGTCCACCCAAACCGTTACCTCGGACTGCAGGACGGAGACGAGAGAAGCCACCCAAACCAGCAAACCCT attgACCCTAAACCTGCTGCACCAAGAACGCCTCCTAAGCCAGTCTTCAAGCCGCTCCCCAAACCAGTTTTTCCTAAGAAACCAAACATTCCG gtaaAAACTGTGGATCCTGAGAACTATGTTGCCTTTGAGGACATCCTGCTTCTTGGACAG GAATGTTGTGTGGAGGACTGGCCCGAGGACAGCCCTGAGGTTAATCCAGACTATAGACCA tCTGGAAAACTTAAACTGCGACGAGAATCACAG GCAGACTCTAACGGAGGCAGAGGAACATCGCCGGATAGATCTGCAAGTCCTGCCTCATTG TTGAagaagaagatcagaatgtcctTAAGTTCTCGAAGAGAGCAAAAG GAAAAGTACACCGGTGACATAGAGGGGCGGAGCATGACGTTACCTCACCGAAGAAAATTGTCAAAG GATGATTTTGATGATGCGTCTGATGTTGAGGTGAATGGAATCGACCATAAAGGA AAACCCGGGAAGACTAAATTCAACCACCTGTTCAGAAGAGCTTCCACAAACGTGACCCCGGAGGCGAAGCACATGAACGGATACGTGCCTCAAGAGTCCAGG GATGATGACTTTGAGAAGAAATCTGGCAAAAAGGTTTCCAGTGTGCGTCGATGGTCAGAG GGCTCCATGTTGGAGGAATATTCTCCTGAAGAAGACGACGGCGCAGACGAGCTGCAGGAAGGAGCAGCCGTCAATGAATCT aagaagaagaaaaacaaggtGAAAAGCAAGTCGTCGCACAGAGGACATGCAGACTCTTCAGAAAAG AATGACGACAGAGTGAAGGGGGCACATGGACAGACTCTTCCCAAAGACTCAAAG GATAAATTTCCAGATTGGTATGGGGATGGCTCCGGAGCACGTAAGAAGTCAAAG gacGTCTTCTTGGACGATGACTGCTGTCAGAGTCTCCCAGCATCTGCTGGCTTCACCGGAGATGAAGCTGCATTTGGAATGGAAGAGTGCAAACTT GATGTTTTTGTTGAAGGTGATGCCGTTACAAGCCGAAAAGTTACCGCGAGTTTCGCAGAAATGCACGATCCTGAAAAGGACGAAGTGGAAGTCCACAAACTG AAGAAACCACTGAAACTCAAAGGCCTGAAAAAACTCAGAGCCaag cacaatAAATCCAACAATCTGGATTCTGAAGGTCCACCAGGAGCTACGTCTAGTGACTACTTCCTGTCAGAGGCTGCTCAG GCGGAGTGGCGAGCTGCCCAGAAGGACGAGCTCAGTGCAGCTGGCGTGGAAGACGATGAAGAGGAAGGG GACACTGACAGTTTGATGGAGTGGTGGAACACTGTGGAAC aATGGGATGAGGTGCCGTCAGACGAAGAGGACGCTGTCTTAAAAGAGGATGAGTCCAA GTCATTCACCATCTTGGCGGACAAGGTTCATCGCGGCCTGCGCGTCTTCAACAAAGTCTTCACTGAGAACGCGGAGTTCCTCTGGGGGTCCATTGTCACGCTCCACACCATCGCCGATGATATCAGCAACTTCCACCACAAGGCCAAGATTGCCGGCATCACCGGTGGCACCACCACAGCCGTGGGTGGTGTGACGGCGATTGCCGGTCTCGCGCTGGCTCCCTTCACCTTTGGAGCCTCCCTCGTCATTACGGCTGTTGGCGTTGGTGTGGCGACCGCTGGAGGAATCGCCTCAGCCTCTGCAGCCATCTCTGATAACGTTAACAACATGCACGACCGGAAGAAG GTAGAGACGGTGCTGCTGGATTATGAGTCTCAACTGCTGGACCTTGGGAAGATCCTCCACTTTGTCAATCACGGCTTGTACAAACTGCGCGGTCACCCTTTCCTCAGGTCGGGCACCCAGCACTACTCCGAGGACTGGGAGGTCCGCAAGGCCGTCCAGATGATCAGCTTAGTGGATGCACCTGTAATGCGAGCAACAGAGATTTCAGACACGGCCTTGGCGTCTGTTCAAGGACTCTTCAAAGGGATGGACAACTACTTTGTGAAGGAGACGAGGGAGCTGAAAAAAGGCTGCAAGAAGGAGATTGTGTGCGAAATAAAGGAGGTGGCCGGCGTGCTAAACAACGGGATTGTGGAGCTCAACTGCATCAGAGAGCAGCTGCAGGACGCCACCGGAACCCTGTGA
- the LOC117505129 gene encoding uncharacterized protein LOC117505129 isoform X2, whose protein sequence is MKGDSTTENEVESGENETVGERRPSLVTLQNTLKKVSQSPFHKHHKSQVDGDPVKSTTFYEHFLESSRKYNVEEAIRGPSEGGRHDAVALNPPVYQRSSADLTPKIEAKEHGTMFSDSLKDSSHSHVQNPFSTSLPQNTPARGGHFSNMTMNSPGDVGTSSLQSWDISTNLPPNNSDLFQVNKARDLLRAAPAKEINLLSQSPSISMNPFRSSPTQEVHQPTQPEAVNPFHTSTTDGLFKPRPSPRRLHMQLPSKENLDVSSEQNLDIFSPSSANAVDPFPTPVSKTLFLDSPNPFDTHSYKQFDPFKDLSHGTADIFQLLPSRTVNTTAPAPTSSLISPSDDKVATLLSSSVDLTPGLLKATPSGSDLAAEATLPNRSNEMIPSSPEGANVFQPSPFSQEQTLSSSPRQSPELTRVGVFKRPPKPLPRTAGRRREKPPKPANPIDPKPAAPRTPPKPVFKPLPKPVFPKKPNIPVKTVDPENYVAFEDILLLGQECCVEDWPEDSPEVNPDYRPSGKLKLRRESQADSNGGRGTSPDRSASPASLLKKKIRMSLSSRREQKEKYTGDIEGRSMTLPHRRKLSKDDFDDASDVEVNGIDHKGKPGKTKFNHLFRRASTNVTPEAKHMNGYVPQESRDDDFEKKSGKKVSSVRRWSEGSMLEEYSPEEDDGADELQEGAAVNESKKKNKVKSKSSHRGHADSSEKNDDRVKGAHGQTLPKDSKDKFADWYRDGSGARKKSKGTMLDEYSPEEDDGADELQDGATVHGPKKKNKVKKFLSHRGHAHASEKSDNKVKGVHGQALPKGSKDKFPDWYGDGSGARKKSKDVFLDDDCCQSLPASAGFTGDEAAFGMEECKLDVFVEGDAVTSRKVTASFAEMHDPEKDEVEVHKLKKPLKLKGLKKLRAKHNKSNNLDSEGPPGATSSDYFLSEAAQAEWRAAQKDELSAAGVEDDEEEGDTDSLMEWWNTVEQWDEVPSDEEDAVLKEDESKSFTILADKVHRGLRVFNKVFTENAEFLWGSIVTLHTIADDISNFHHKAKIAGITGGTTTAVGGVTAIAGLALAPFTFGASLVITAVGVGVATAGGIASASAAISDNVNNMHDRKKVETVLLDYESQLLDLGKILHFVNHGLYKLRGHPFLRSGTQHYSEDWEVRKAVQMISLVDAPVMRATEISDTALASVQGLFKGMDNYFVKETRELKKGCKKEIVCEIKEVAGVLNNGIVELNCIREQLQDATGTL, encoded by the exons ATGAAAGGCGATTCAACTACG GAGAATGAGGTGGAAAGTGGAGAAAATGAGACAGTTGGAGAAAGAAGGCCG AGTCTTGTGACTCTACAAAATACTCTGAAGAAAGTCTCTCAAAGCCCGTTCcacaaacatcacaag aGTCAAGTTGATGGGGATCCAGTCAAAAGTACCACTTTTTATGAACATTTTTTG GAGTCCAGCAGAAAATATAACGTGGAAGAAGCGATCAGGGGACCTTCAGAGGGAGGACGCCATGATGCCGTTGCTTTAAATCCACCTGTCTATCAGCGTTCATCTGCAGATTTAACACCAAAAATTGAGGCAAAAGAACATGGAACCATGTTTTCAGACTCTCTAAAGGATTCATCCCACAGCCATGTGCAAAACCCTTTCAGCACCTCACTGCCCCAAAACACACCTGCCAGGGGTGGTCATTTTTCTAACATGACCATGAACTCACCAGGAGACGTCGGCACAAGTTCTCTTCAATCTTGGGACATTTCCACTAACTTACCCCCAAATAATTCTGATCTTTTCCAGGTGAACAAAGCAAGAGATTTGCTCCGTGCTGCTCCTGCTAAGGAAATCAACCTTCTCAGTCAGTCTCCCAGCATCTCCATGAACCCCTTCAGATCTTCTCCAACCCAGGAGGTGCATCAGCCCACACAGCCTGAAGCGGTAAACCCGTTTCATACCTCCACAACTGATGGTTTGTTTAAACCACGTCCAAGTCCCAGACGTTTGCACATGCAGCTTCCTTCGAAAGAAAACCTCGATGTGTCGTCTGAGCAAAACCTGGACATATTTTCACCTTCATCTGCAAATGCAGTTGACCCATTCCCAACTCCAGTTTCAAAAACTCTCTTCCTGGACAGTCCCAATCCATTTGACACTCATTCCTATAAACAGTTTGACCCCTTCAAAGATCTTTCTCATGGGACTGCAGATATCTTCCAGCTGCTACCCTCACGCACGGTGAACACGACAGCTCCTGCACCCACATCCtcacttatcagtccttcagacgaCAAGGTGGCCACATTGTTGTCCTCCTCAGTTGATCTCACACCAGGTCTCTTAAAGGCAACACCATCAGGATCTGACCTGGCTGCTGAAGCAACATTGCCTAACAGGTCAAATGAAATGATCCcgtccagtcctgaaggagcaaacGTTTTCCAGCCATCTCCATTCAGCCAGGAACAGACCTTGTCCTCATCGCCCAGACAGAGTCCGGAACTGACACGT GTGGGGGTCTTCAAACGTCCACCCAAACCGTTACCTCGGACTGCAGGACGGAGACGAGAGAAGCCACCCAAACCAGCAAACCCT attgACCCTAAACCTGCTGCACCAAGAACGCCTCCTAAGCCAGTCTTCAAGCCGCTCCCCAAACCAGTTTTTCCTAAGAAACCAAACATTCCG gtaaAAACTGTGGATCCTGAGAACTATGTTGCCTTTGAGGACATCCTGCTTCTTGGACAG GAATGTTGTGTGGAGGACTGGCCCGAGGACAGCCCTGAGGTTAATCCAGACTATAGACCA tCTGGAAAACTTAAACTGCGACGAGAATCACAG GCAGACTCTAACGGAGGCAGAGGAACATCGCCGGATAGATCTGCAAGTCCTGCCTCATTG TTGAagaagaagatcagaatgtcctTAAGTTCTCGAAGAGAGCAAAAG GAAAAGTACACCGGTGACATAGAGGGGCGGAGCATGACGTTACCTCACCGAAGAAAATTGTCAAAG GATGATTTTGATGATGCGTCTGATGTTGAGGTGAATGGAATCGACCATAAAGGA AAACCCGGGAAGACTAAATTCAACCACCTGTTCAGAAGAGCTTCCACAAACGTGACCCCGGAGGCGAAGCACATGAACGGATACGTGCCTCAAGAGTCCAGG GATGATGACTTTGAGAAGAAATCTGGCAAAAAGGTTTCCAGTGTGCGTCGATGGTCAGAG GGCTCCATGTTGGAGGAATATTCTCCTGAAGAAGACGACGGCGCAGACGAGCTGCAGGAAGGAGCAGCCGTCAATGAATCT aagaagaaaaacaaggtGAAAAGCAAGTCGTCGCACAGAGGACATGCAGACTCTTCAGAAAAG AATGACGACAGAGTGAAGGGGGCACATGGACAGACTCTTCCCAAAGACTCAAAG GATAAATTTGCAGATTGGTATCGGGATGGCTCCGGAGCACGTAAGAAGTCAAAG GGCACCATGTTGGATGAATATTCTCCTGAAGAGGACGACGGTGCAGACGAGCTGCAGGATGGAGCAACTGTCCATGGACCT aagaagaaaaataaggtGAAAAAGTTTCTGTCGCACAGAGGACATGCACACGCTTCAGAAAAG AGTGACAACAAAGTGAAGGGGGTGCACGGACAGGCTCTTCCCAAAGGCTCAAAG GATAAATTTCCAGATTGGTATGGGGATGGCTCCGGAGCACGTAAGAAGTCAAAG gacGTCTTCTTGGACGATGACTGCTGTCAGAGTCTCCCAGCATCTGCTGGCTTCACCGGAGATGAAGCTGCATTTGGAATGGAAGAGTGCAAACTT GATGTTTTTGTTGAAGGTGATGCCGTTACAAGCCGAAAAGTTACCGCGAGTTTCGCAGAAATGCACGATCCTGAAAAGGACGAAGTGGAAGTCCACAAACTG AAGAAACCACTGAAACTCAAAGGCCTGAAAAAACTCAGAGCCaag cacaatAAATCCAACAATCTGGATTCTGAAGGTCCACCAGGAGCTACGTCTAGTGACTACTTCCTGTCAGAGGCTGCTCAG GCGGAGTGGCGAGCTGCCCAGAAGGACGAGCTCAGTGCAGCTGGCGTGGAAGACGATGAAGAGGAAGGG GACACTGACAGTTTGATGGAGTGGTGGAACACTGTGGAAC aATGGGATGAGGTGCCGTCAGACGAAGAGGACGCTGTCTTAAAAGAGGATGAGTCCAA GTCATTCACCATCTTGGCGGACAAGGTTCATCGCGGCCTGCGCGTCTTCAACAAAGTCTTCACTGAGAACGCGGAGTTCCTCTGGGGGTCCATTGTCACGCTCCACACCATCGCCGATGATATCAGCAACTTCCACCACAAGGCCAAGATTGCCGGCATCACCGGTGGCACCACCACAGCCGTGGGTGGTGTGACGGCGATTGCCGGTCTCGCGCTGGCTCCCTTCACCTTTGGAGCCTCCCTCGTCATTACGGCTGTTGGCGTTGGTGTGGCGACCGCTGGAGGAATCGCCTCAGCCTCTGCAGCCATCTCTGATAACGTTAACAACATGCACGACCGGAAGAAG GTAGAGACGGTGCTGCTGGATTATGAGTCTCAACTGCTGGACCTTGGGAAGATCCTCCACTTTGTCAATCACGGCTTGTACAAACTGCGCGGTCACCCTTTCCTCAGGTCGGGCACCCAGCACTACTCCGAGGACTGGGAGGTCCGCAAGGCCGTCCAGATGATCAGCTTAGTGGATGCACCTGTAATGCGAGCAACAGAGATTTCAGACACGGCCTTGGCGTCTGTTCAAGGACTCTTCAAAGGGATGGACAACTACTTTGTGAAGGAGACGAGGGAGCTGAAAAAAGGCTGCAAGAAGGAGATTGTGTGCGAAATAAAGGAGGTGGCCGGCGTGCTAAACAACGGGATTGTGGAGCTCAACTGCATCAGAGAGCAGCTGCAGGACGCCACCGGAACCCTGTGA
- the LOC117505129 gene encoding uncharacterized protein LOC117505129 isoform X3, whose translation MKGDSTTENEVESGENETVGERRPSLVTLQNTLKKVSQSPFHKHHKSQVDGDPVKSTTFYEHFLESSRKYNVEEAIRGPSEGGRHDAVALNPPVYQRSSADLTPKIEAKEHGTMFSDSLKDSSHSHVQNPFSTSLPQNTPARGGHFSNMTMNSPGDVGTSSLQSWDISTNLPPNNSDLFQVNKARDLLRAAPAKEINLLSQSPSISMNPFRSSPTQEVHQPTQPEAVNPFHTSTTDGLFKPRPSPRRLHMQLPSKENLDVSSEQNLDIFSPSSANAVDPFPTPVSKTLFLDSPNPFDTHSYKQFDPFKDLSHGTADIFQLLPSRTVNTTAPAPTSSLISPSDDKVATLLSSSVDLTPGLLKATPSGSDLAAEATLPNRSNEMIPSSPEGANVFQPSPFSQEQTLSSSPRQSPELTRVGVFKRPPKPLPRTAGRRREKPPKPANPIDPKPAAPRTPPKPVFKPLPKPVFPKKPNIPVKTVDPENYVAFEDILLLGQECCVEDWPEDSPEVNPDYRPSGKLKLRRESQADSNGGRGTSPDRSASPASLLKKKIRMSLSSRREQKEKYTGDIEGRSMTLPHRRKLSKDDFDDASDVEVNGIDHKGKPGKTKFNHLFRRASTNVTPEAKHMNGYVPQESRDDDFEKKSGKKVSSVRRWSEGSMLEEYSPEEDDGADELQEGAAVNESKKKKNKVKSKSSHRGHADSSEKNDDRVKGAHGQTLPKDSKDKFADWYRDGSGARKKSKGTMLDEYSPEEDDGADELQDGATVHGPKKNKVKKFLSHRGHAHASEKSDNKVKGVHGQALPKGSKDKFPDWYGDGSGARKKSKDVFLDDDCCQSLPASAGFTGDEAAFGMEECKLDVFVEGDAVTSRKVTASFAEMHDPEKDEVEVHKLKKPLKLKGLKKLRAKHNKSNNLDSEGPPGATSSDYFLSEAAQAEWRAAQKDELSAAGVEDDEEEGDTDSLMEWWNTVEQWDEVPSDEEDAVLKEDESKSFTILADKVHRGLRVFNKVFTENAEFLWGSIVTLHTIADDISNFHHKAKIAGITGGTTTAVGGVTAIAGLALAPFTFGASLVITAVGVGVATAGGIASASAAISDNVNNMHDRKKVETVLLDYESQLLDLGKILHFVNHGLYKLRGHPFLRSGTQHYSEDWEVRKAVQMISLVDAPVMRATEISDTALASVQGLFKGMDNYFVKETRELKKGCKKEIVCEIKEVAGVLNNGIVELNCIREQLQDATGTL comes from the exons ATGAAAGGCGATTCAACTACG GAGAATGAGGTGGAAAGTGGAGAAAATGAGACAGTTGGAGAAAGAAGGCCG AGTCTTGTGACTCTACAAAATACTCTGAAGAAAGTCTCTCAAAGCCCGTTCcacaaacatcacaag aGTCAAGTTGATGGGGATCCAGTCAAAAGTACCACTTTTTATGAACATTTTTTG GAGTCCAGCAGAAAATATAACGTGGAAGAAGCGATCAGGGGACCTTCAGAGGGAGGACGCCATGATGCCGTTGCTTTAAATCCACCTGTCTATCAGCGTTCATCTGCAGATTTAACACCAAAAATTGAGGCAAAAGAACATGGAACCATGTTTTCAGACTCTCTAAAGGATTCATCCCACAGCCATGTGCAAAACCCTTTCAGCACCTCACTGCCCCAAAACACACCTGCCAGGGGTGGTCATTTTTCTAACATGACCATGAACTCACCAGGAGACGTCGGCACAAGTTCTCTTCAATCTTGGGACATTTCCACTAACTTACCCCCAAATAATTCTGATCTTTTCCAGGTGAACAAAGCAAGAGATTTGCTCCGTGCTGCTCCTGCTAAGGAAATCAACCTTCTCAGTCAGTCTCCCAGCATCTCCATGAACCCCTTCAGATCTTCTCCAACCCAGGAGGTGCATCAGCCCACACAGCCTGAAGCGGTAAACCCGTTTCATACCTCCACAACTGATGGTTTGTTTAAACCACGTCCAAGTCCCAGACGTTTGCACATGCAGCTTCCTTCGAAAGAAAACCTCGATGTGTCGTCTGAGCAAAACCTGGACATATTTTCACCTTCATCTGCAAATGCAGTTGACCCATTCCCAACTCCAGTTTCAAAAACTCTCTTCCTGGACAGTCCCAATCCATTTGACACTCATTCCTATAAACAGTTTGACCCCTTCAAAGATCTTTCTCATGGGACTGCAGATATCTTCCAGCTGCTACCCTCACGCACGGTGAACACGACAGCTCCTGCACCCACATCCtcacttatcagtccttcagacgaCAAGGTGGCCACATTGTTGTCCTCCTCAGTTGATCTCACACCAGGTCTCTTAAAGGCAACACCATCAGGATCTGACCTGGCTGCTGAAGCAACATTGCCTAACAGGTCAAATGAAATGATCCcgtccagtcctgaaggagcaaacGTTTTCCAGCCATCTCCATTCAGCCAGGAACAGACCTTGTCCTCATCGCCCAGACAGAGTCCGGAACTGACACGT GTGGGGGTCTTCAAACGTCCACCCAAACCGTTACCTCGGACTGCAGGACGGAGACGAGAGAAGCCACCCAAACCAGCAAACCCT attgACCCTAAACCTGCTGCACCAAGAACGCCTCCTAAGCCAGTCTTCAAGCCGCTCCCCAAACCAGTTTTTCCTAAGAAACCAAACATTCCG gtaaAAACTGTGGATCCTGAGAACTATGTTGCCTTTGAGGACATCCTGCTTCTTGGACAG GAATGTTGTGTGGAGGACTGGCCCGAGGACAGCCCTGAGGTTAATCCAGACTATAGACCA tCTGGAAAACTTAAACTGCGACGAGAATCACAG GCAGACTCTAACGGAGGCAGAGGAACATCGCCGGATAGATCTGCAAGTCCTGCCTCATTG TTGAagaagaagatcagaatgtcctTAAGTTCTCGAAGAGAGCAAAAG GAAAAGTACACCGGTGACATAGAGGGGCGGAGCATGACGTTACCTCACCGAAGAAAATTGTCAAAG GATGATTTTGATGATGCGTCTGATGTTGAGGTGAATGGAATCGACCATAAAGGA AAACCCGGGAAGACTAAATTCAACCACCTGTTCAGAAGAGCTTCCACAAACGTGACCCCGGAGGCGAAGCACATGAACGGATACGTGCCTCAAGAGTCCAGG GATGATGACTTTGAGAAGAAATCTGGCAAAAAGGTTTCCAGTGTGCGTCGATGGTCAGAG GGCTCCATGTTGGAGGAATATTCTCCTGAAGAAGACGACGGCGCAGACGAGCTGCAGGAAGGAGCAGCCGTCAATGAATCT aagaagaagaaaaacaaggtGAAAAGCAAGTCGTCGCACAGAGGACATGCAGACTCTTCAGAAAAG AATGACGACAGAGTGAAGGGGGCACATGGACAGACTCTTCCCAAAGACTCAAAG GATAAATTTGCAGATTGGTATCGGGATGGCTCCGGAGCACGTAAGAAGTCAAAG GGCACCATGTTGGATGAATATTCTCCTGAAGAGGACGACGGTGCAGACGAGCTGCAGGATGGAGCAACTGTCCATGGACCT aagaaaaataaggtGAAAAAGTTTCTGTCGCACAGAGGACATGCACACGCTTCAGAAAAG AGTGACAACAAAGTGAAGGGGGTGCACGGACAGGCTCTTCCCAAAGGCTCAAAG GATAAATTTCCAGATTGGTATGGGGATGGCTCCGGAGCACGTAAGAAGTCAAAG gacGTCTTCTTGGACGATGACTGCTGTCAGAGTCTCCCAGCATCTGCTGGCTTCACCGGAGATGAAGCTGCATTTGGAATGGAAGAGTGCAAACTT GATGTTTTTGTTGAAGGTGATGCCGTTACAAGCCGAAAAGTTACCGCGAGTTTCGCAGAAATGCACGATCCTGAAAAGGACGAAGTGGAAGTCCACAAACTG AAGAAACCACTGAAACTCAAAGGCCTGAAAAAACTCAGAGCCaag cacaatAAATCCAACAATCTGGATTCTGAAGGTCCACCAGGAGCTACGTCTAGTGACTACTTCCTGTCAGAGGCTGCTCAG GCGGAGTGGCGAGCTGCCCAGAAGGACGAGCTCAGTGCAGCTGGCGTGGAAGACGATGAAGAGGAAGGG GACACTGACAGTTTGATGGAGTGGTGGAACACTGTGGAAC aATGGGATGAGGTGCCGTCAGACGAAGAGGACGCTGTCTTAAAAGAGGATGAGTCCAA GTCATTCACCATCTTGGCGGACAAGGTTCATCGCGGCCTGCGCGTCTTCAACAAAGTCTTCACTGAGAACGCGGAGTTCCTCTGGGGGTCCATTGTCACGCTCCACACCATCGCCGATGATATCAGCAACTTCCACCACAAGGCCAAGATTGCCGGCATCACCGGTGGCACCACCACAGCCGTGGGTGGTGTGACGGCGATTGCCGGTCTCGCGCTGGCTCCCTTCACCTTTGGAGCCTCCCTCGTCATTACGGCTGTTGGCGTTGGTGTGGCGACCGCTGGAGGAATCGCCTCAGCCTCTGCAGCCATCTCTGATAACGTTAACAACATGCACGACCGGAAGAAG GTAGAGACGGTGCTGCTGGATTATGAGTCTCAACTGCTGGACCTTGGGAAGATCCTCCACTTTGTCAATCACGGCTTGTACAAACTGCGCGGTCACCCTTTCCTCAGGTCGGGCACCCAGCACTACTCCGAGGACTGGGAGGTCCGCAAGGCCGTCCAGATGATCAGCTTAGTGGATGCACCTGTAATGCGAGCAACAGAGATTTCAGACACGGCCTTGGCGTCTGTTCAAGGACTCTTCAAAGGGATGGACAACTACTTTGTGAAGGAGACGAGGGAGCTGAAAAAAGGCTGCAAGAAGGAGATTGTGTGCGAAATAAAGGAGGTGGCCGGCGTGCTAAACAACGGGATTGTGGAGCTCAACTGCATCAGAGAGCAGCTGCAGGACGCCACCGGAACCCTGTGA